One segment of Thioalkalivibrio sp. XN279 DNA contains the following:
- a CDS encoding cytochrome c oxidase subunit 3, producing the protein MDHSERYYVPHGSYWPIVGAVGLFLMMLGVSAWLNGVGLMGWVAWLGIAVVLVMIVGWFANVIDESEAGMYNAQVDRSFRMGMTWFIISEVMFFAAFFGALFYARQLAIPWLGGEGNNFFTHLLLYPGYEAAWPTGGPKAWGGDFSIMGAGGLPAINTAILLTSGVTITIAHHAIKEGNRALTSWGLFATIVLGLVFLSLQAYEYVHAYQDLNLRLTSGIYGSTFFMLTGFHGMHVTLGVIMLIVIWIRVLKGHFTPKQHFGFEGVAWYWHFVDVVWLGLYIFVYWL; encoded by the coding sequence ATGGATCACTCTGAGCGTTACTACGTGCCGCACGGCAGCTACTGGCCGATCGTAGGCGCAGTGGGCCTGTTCCTGATGATGCTCGGCGTCTCGGCCTGGCTGAACGGCGTCGGCCTGATGGGCTGGGTGGCCTGGCTCGGCATCGCGGTGGTGCTGGTGATGATCGTGGGCTGGTTCGCCAACGTCATCGACGAGTCGGAAGCCGGCATGTACAACGCCCAGGTGGACCGCTCGTTCCGCATGGGCATGACCTGGTTCATCATCTCCGAGGTCATGTTCTTCGCCGCCTTCTTCGGCGCGCTGTTCTACGCCCGCCAGCTGGCCATTCCGTGGCTCGGCGGCGAAGGCAACAACTTCTTCACCCATCTCCTGCTCTACCCCGGGTACGAGGCGGCGTGGCCGACGGGCGGCCCGAAGGCCTGGGGCGGCGACTTCAGCATCATGGGCGCCGGCGGCCTGCCCGCCATCAATACCGCCATCCTGCTCACCAGCGGCGTGACCATCACCATCGCTCACCACGCCATCAAGGAAGGCAATCGCGCGCTGACCTCGTGGGGGCTGTTCGCGACCATCGTGCTCGGCCTGGTGTTCCTCTCCCTGCAGGCCTACGAATACGTGCACGCCTACCAGGACCTCAACCTGCGCCTGACCTCGGGCATCTACGGCAGCACGTTCTTCATGCTCACCGGCTTCCACGGCATGCACGTGACGCTGGGCGTGATCATGCTGATCGTCATCTGGATCCGGGTGCTGAAAGGCCATTTCACGCCGAAGCAACACTTCGGTTTCGAGGGCGTGGCGTGGTACTGGCACTTCGTCGACGTGGTCTGGCTGGGCCTGTATATCTTCGTCTACTGGCTCTGA
- a CDS encoding cytochrome c oxidase assembly protein, with protein MGATRTMVLKLVALTVAMFGFGFLLVPLYEVFCDITGLGGRTSNEAATEVAIAPDTSRMVRVEFVASVNSSGPWEFRPEVGSMMVHPGQMYTTTYWAKNLRERDIVGHAVPSVAPGNAARYFNKTECFCFTEQKFEALEGRDMPVVFIIDPDLPAHVETVTLSYTFFDRAGLAAAGTPQAGL; from the coding sequence ATGGGCGCAACCCGGACCATGGTGCTGAAGCTCGTCGCCCTGACGGTGGCGATGTTCGGCTTCGGCTTCCTGCTGGTGCCGCTGTACGAGGTGTTCTGCGACATCACGGGCCTCGGCGGCCGCACCAGCAACGAGGCGGCCACCGAGGTCGCCATCGCGCCCGACACCAGCCGCATGGTGCGGGTGGAGTTCGTCGCCTCGGTGAACTCCAGCGGTCCCTGGGAGTTCCGGCCCGAGGTGGGCAGCATGATGGTGCACCCCGGCCAGATGTACACCACCACTTACTGGGCGAAAAACCTGCGCGAGCGCGACATCGTCGGCCACGCCGTGCCCAGCGTGGCGCCGGGGAACGCCGCGCGCTACTTCAACAAGACCGAGTGCTTCTGCTTCACCGAACAGAAGTTCGAGGCCCTGGAAGGCCGCGACATGCCGGTGGTGTTCATCATCGATCCGGACCTGCCGGCGCATGTCGAAACCGTGACCCTTTCCTACACATTCTTTGACCGGGCGGGCCTGGCCGCGGCAGGCACGCCGCAAGCCGGCCTGTAA